The following proteins are co-located in the Eleginops maclovinus isolate JMC-PN-2008 ecotype Puerto Natales chromosome 23, JC_Emac_rtc_rv5, whole genome shotgun sequence genome:
- the thg1l gene encoding probable tRNA(His) guanylyltransferase — protein MLFGKACRFGGRARYCVVKPLACLFTTSSNMAKSKFEYVRNFETDDTCLRNCYIVVRLDGRNFHKFTEQHKFTKPNDIRALGLMSRSARSVMEELEDIVIAYGQSDEFSFVFKRTSTWFKRRASKLMTHVASQFSSSYVFYWKEFFGEDQPLLYPPSFDGRVVLYPSNRNLKDYLSWRQADCHVNNLYNTVFWTLVQRGGLTTVQAEERLKGTLAADKNEILFSEFNINYNAESPLLKKGTTLIWEKRDETVTKRMKLPNEEEREVAVTRSRRRVQAHHCDVIGEQFWEEHRDILEDDNC, from the exons ATGCTGTTTGGAAAGGCCTGCAGATTTGGTGGACGTGCCAGGTATTGTGTTGTCAAACCTTTGGCCTGTCTTTTTACTACTTCCAGCAACATGGCCAAGAGCAAGTTTGAGTACGTCCGCAACTTTGAAACAGATGACACTTGTCTACGGAATTGCTACATCGTTGTGAGATTGGATGGTCGCAACTTCCACAA GTTTACAGAGCAGCACAAGTTTACCAAACCCAACGATATTAGGGCTTTGGGCCTGATGAGCCGGAGTGCACGCTCTGTCATGGAAGAGTTAGAGGATATTGTCATTGCTTATGGTCAAAGTGATGAGTTCAGCTTTGTTTTCAAGAGGACGTCAACCTGGTTTAAGAGGAGAGCCAG TAAGCTTATGACACATGTGGCTTCCCAGTTCTCCTCCTCATATGTGTTTTACTGGAAGGAGTTTTTTGGCGAGGACCAGCCACTCTTGTACCCCCCCAGCTTTGATGGACGCGTGGTCCTGTATCCTAGCAACCGCAACCTCAAAGACTACCTCAGCTGGAGGCAAGCAGATT GCCATGTGAATAATTTGTACAACACAGTGTTTTGGACTTTGGTACAAAGGGGAGGACTCACCACAGTCCAGGCAGAGGAACGCTTAAAG GGAACATTAGCTGCAGACAAAAATGAGATCCTGTTTTCTGAGTTTAATATCAACTACAATGCTGAATCACCCCTCCTCAAAAAAGGCACCACTCTCATCTGGGAAAAG CGAGATGAAACTGTGACCAAACGCATGAAGCTGCCAAacgaagaggagagggaggtggCGGTGACCCGCAGCAGGAGGCGGGTGCAGGCCCATCACTGCGACGTTATAGGAGAGCAGTTCTGGGAAGAACACCGCGACATCCTGGAGGACGACAACTGCTAA
- the lsm11 gene encoding LOW QUALITY PROTEIN: U7 snRNA-associated Sm-like protein LSm11 (The sequence of the model RefSeq protein was modified relative to this genomic sequence to represent the inferred CDS: deleted 1 base in 1 codon), whose amino-acid sequence MEEKERKSEKSHTKETVTATCSSTPSDPEAAGKPAGDGADKTDVCSEDFDPLLALYSPTVSLPFPKVKSFNNVAAYESFLKGGRGRAKPENVEKKRQKAMKGVADPERIERLKKLMVNNPVTPEGESSGAPRRRKQKPQKNVLTRMPLCKGSPLGELYRCVEEKIRVRVHIRTFKGLRGVCSGFVVAFDKFWNMAMVDVDETYREPLLGEALYHEKALTISRLFEKLRLQESPEDDEPAKKHGAPETASKHQTANPKSAPKNLSAAQLTSRRQDGRTESKLSDAVKIRTDKHKVSLKARGPEVCQKKASQKYGKVHTRHINQLFIRGESVLLVNPQPL is encoded by the exons atggaggagaaggaaagaaaaagtgaaaagtcACACACCAAAGAAACC GTCACTGCAACCTGTTCGAGTACACCATCAGACCCGGAGGCGGCAGGTAAACCTGCGGGCGATGGCGCAGATAAAACAGATGTCTGCTCGGAAGACTTCGACCCTCTCTTGGCCTTGTACTCTCCCACTGTGTCGCTTCCTTTTCCAAAAGTCAAAAGCTTCAACAATGTGGCGGCGTACGAGAGCTTTCTGAAGGGCGGCCGCGGCAGAGCCAAGCCGGAGAATGTGGAGAAGAAGCGGCAGAAGGCGATGAAAGGGGTGGCGGACCCGGAGCGCATTGAGAGGCTGAAGAAGCTCATGGTGAACAACCCGGTGACTCCGGAGGGGGAGAGCAGTGGCGCACCGCGGAGAAGAAAGCAGAAGCCGCAGAAAAATGTCCTCACAAGGATGCCCT tgtgtaaAGGCAGTCCATTGGGGGAGCTGTACCGATGCGTGGAGGAGAAGATCAGGGTCAGAGTTCACATCAGGACCTTCAAGGGGCTGAGGGGAGTGTGCTCGGGCTTTGTTGTGGCCTTCGACAAGTTTTGGAACATG GCCATGGTGGATGTAGATGAGACATACCGAGAGCCTCTGCTTGGAGAGGCCTTATACCATGAAAAGGCCCTCACCATTTCCCGG CTCTTTGAGAAGCTGAGGCTCCAGGAGAGTCCAGAAGATGATGAGCCAGCAAAGAAGCACGGAGCCCCGGAAACAGCCAGCAAGCATCAGACTGCAAACCCAAAAAGTGCTCCAAAAAACCTGTCTGCTGCTCAGCTCACCAGCCGGAGACAGGACGGCAGGACTGAGTCCAAACTGTCAGACGCTGTTAAAATCAGAACAGATAAACACAAAGTCTCGCTGAAGGCCAGGGGGCCAGAGGTCTGTCAGAAGAAAGCCTCCCAGAAGTATGGCAAGGTGCACACACGCCACATCAACCAACTCTTCATCCGGGGGGAGAGCGTCCTCCTGGTTAACCCACAGCCTCTCTGA